A section of the Citrus sinensis cultivar Valencia sweet orange chromosome 8, DVS_A1.0, whole genome shotgun sequence genome encodes:
- the LOC102618463 gene encoding helicase protein MOM1 isoform X4: MANDTRSGRKIKDDGNSISKGRHTGGNGVTSSSTESPDTSNLRRSSRETSSSMKNMISESSSSKKNMTSETPPLKTNVTPSPSSIRKSERIEKRTSTTAPVKRKSERLEKQSEPIPLRRSERGKGPSSSSSSGSKKSDKSLVSSELKQKKEKKEKSVKQLTMETKEVSCESKKQDADRVQVQKRRINAHSYRALLKRNKKYIAKDHNKELNKIEKSSQEYSSNCEDGSSEQVNDVRGTSSDAEQAQVECSTEENFLSPESLEYTTESRTLDDDIGLKRGQNVMHLKRKRNEVDMVSDSSAVVASKETCVSQADVNPLSPARSTGICGDKKQRYWIIQYLFGFRSLEFRSVNDLKYFAGLTLIQQSRKSCFLFQHQEKNWTGNYVMPLLLRKDDLMVDAIDNLGSLKEKTSKYVAYGGKLDSSRFVEYWIPVQISNVQLEQYCGTLLSKSLSLCSPLKNDPVGVLHDILISARKCCDHPYLVDKSLQSLLVKDLELAEYLDVGVKASGKLQLLDTMLSELKNLGSRVIILFQSIGGGSLGDILDDFVRQRFGSDSYERVDGNVLDSKKKAALQNFNNGSGRFVFLLETRACRPSIKLSSVHAVIIFHSDWSPVNDLRALQRITLDPQLEQIKVFRLYSFCTVEEKVLILAKQDKTPDGYAQNMRPSTSHVLLMWGASYLFNKLDEFHSGKIPASSSSNVFEQTLLNDVVQEFSTILTQNGEDNDTRKFNIILKVKQSQGTYSTSFPLFGESKVEGMDEERPHIFWTNLLEGKHPCWKYYSGSSQGSRKRVQYFDDLQKKPELEIDEVANKQRRVASNCVNQSSLKPGLEEGKTVSRDKEGTSVDSSTIHWTCASSSTLVNNFPETSRELSYLQKSLHLLLKPEMAKLCEVLKLREDVKDTVGKFLEYLMINHRVDREPPSMLQAFEISLCWTAASLRKQKIDHKESLELAKKHLHFSCKKGEADYVYSLLQCLKEVFELSMKDVSKYQSNARLSQSEIVSHRQELFKVAQKDFSRSIRGIQKKCQKQMAKLRHKQLEEKKDIDKRYEEQKAQLETKKRTEAAVIRYHCNGKMQMDKLKVLENEYAEKFKELERDRDVRLENLEALHVASMKKLSDKQTSWVEQVKSWLQIQLSNKPSSNEYGHSVECLQAVEQHNAHENLENNASNSIHISAGQNHDKLINIITPVSGEGGLESPVIQETVAGPLRLNNGGDKLDTIASAEASIAGLKERIEDSNSGDNQENNEPLNPCSREQILDGATLSMPDGHIQLGVTETISSSDGAGNCLLPVHSSGGKICDEARLSPEAQVPGEVAETVSSNDDLENVVPVNAPISKDQIPDGATTSMPDGEVLLRVPEAASSSNCTENFMDSPPGEEQIATVAISAVPNEEAPLRVPKNVNSSHGLENAISLNPLSKEQIPDGATSCIPSAEVLLKVPESSPGEIVESGNINGDKNEAFATTSENFNHNLPLHERSLTNPLPVLTQNIIEERPVPSNQALQDVCSELTASTGVQDGDATANDIQIALQVDPPLSNPVDAVASDDSSHRAAGTGHQPSSENCFTNQFPQLENRVQISNQALSKQLVTSSAVNPSTDVQALQGVCFEPIASTGVQDGEATASEIETALQVEPPLPHPVDVAASSQSIHGAVGIEPVVSGTREVSGVGHQPGSQNCFVNQFAPSPIALVESQVEHSNQALSEIVTSSALNPATDASADGLRANFVDTGTAAMISGYNNRAVQNSAPVASRLPPHMISDPLQNELERLHKSADEAIRSHEENKLKLRSDCDREIEQVRRKYEIKLQEMESEFMLRKQELDANESKVLMNKIVAAAFRSKWMDMKDMKASSAGMQQEVSSSTIHQQLAFMLSWQTMQRPPVLAGSSGPPATSVQTTSAPAAIPITSPAASQHTAVPHASALFPGIPSRPPHVSSRVSPTINHQVSRGIRAPAPHLQPFRPSTSLASTSLPSSVLPTLPSNARPTSIPLLQRPLLSPLATCNTSLYNRAPGPETSGVVPSVPNPSLSAMDLLMDFVDNRSGASQILPSSLPSVSEFSSSSVPIVRPESNMQSSQANPGQMSEPVDIVCLSDDD; this comes from the exons ATGGCAAATGATACTCGATCAGGTCGGAAAATTAAGGACGATGGAAATAGTATTTCAAAAGGGAGGCACACTGGTGGGAATGGAGTGACTAGTTCAAGCACTGAAAGTCCAGATACATCTAATCTAAGGAGGTCATCAAGAGAAACATCGTCATcaatgaaaaatatgatttcagAATCGtcatcatcaaagaaaaaCATGACTTCAGAAACCCCACCGTTGAAGACGAATGTGACTCCAAGTCCTTCAAGTATCCGGAAGTCTGAGCGTATTGAGAAGCGAACCTCGACAACTGCTCCAGTTAAGAGAAAATCAGAGAGACTTGAGAAGCAGTCTGAGCCAATCCCTTTGAGAAGGTCTGAAAGGGGTAAGGGGCCCTCCTCATCAAGTTCTTCTGGTTCAAAGAAGTCTGATAAAAGCTTGGTCTCATCAGAActgaaacaaaagaaagagaaaaaggagaaaagtGTGAAACAGTTGACTATGGAAACCAAAGAGGTTAGCTGTGAAAGTAAGAAACAGGATGCAGATCGAGTCCAGGTGCAAAAAAGGAGAATAAATGCACATTCTTATAGGGCATTGCTCAAGcgaaataagaaatatatagcTAAAG ATCATAACAAGGAGCTGAACAAGATAGAAAAGTCCTCTCAGGAATACAGCAGCAATTGTGAAGATGGCAGCTCTGAGCAAGTCAATGATGTCAGAGGGACAAGCAGTGATGCTGAACAGGCACAGGTGGAGTGCTCtacagaagaaaattttctgTCACCTGAGTCATTAGAGTATACAACGGAGAGTAGAACGCTTGATGATGATATTGGTTTGAAAAGGGGTCAAAATGTTAtgcatttgaaaagaaaaagaaatgaagttGACATGGTTTCTGATTCTTCTGCTGTGGTTGCAAGTAAAGAAACATGTGTCTCTCAGGCTGACGTCAACCCTTTATCACCAGCAAGAAGTACTGGAATATGTGGTGATAAGAAGCAAAGGTATTGGATCATACAATATCTGTTTGGCTTCCGTTCTTTGGAGTTTAGATCTGTAAATGATTTGAAG TATTTTGCAGGGCTGACATTGATTCAACAAAGCAGGAAATcttgttttctcttccaaCATCAAGAGAAAAATTGGACGGGGAATTATGTGATGCCTCTATTGCTAAG GAAAGATGACTTAATGGTAGATGCTATTGATAATCTTGGCAGTTTGAAAGAGAAGACGTCAAAATATGTTGCATATGGAGGCAAGTTAGACTCCTCTAGGTTTGTGGAGTATTGGATTCCTGTACAGATATCCAATGTGCAGCTTGAGCAGTATTGTGGTACTTTGCTTTCAAAATCTTTGTCACTGTGCTCACCCTTAAAGAATGATCCTGTTGGGGTCCTCCATGATATTCTTATTTCCGCTCGAAAG TGCTGTGACCATCCATATCTTGTGGATAAATCCTTGCAAAGTTTGCTTGTTAAAGACCTCGAGTTGGCTGAATATTTAGATGTTGGAGTAAAAGCAAGTGGCAAGCTGCAACTTCTTGACACAATGCTCTCAGAGTTGAAAAATCTAGGTTCAAGAGTCATTATACTTTTCCAG TCTATTGGTGGTGGATCTCTTGGAGATATATTGGATGACTTTGTACGTCAAAGATTTGGTTCAGATTCTTATGAACGTGTGGATGGGAATGTTTTAGATTCAAAAAAGAAAGCTGCTCTGCAGAATTTTAATAATGGGAGCGGAAGATTTGTGTTTCTATTAGAAACCCGTGCTTGTCGTCCCAGCATCAAACTGTCTTCGGTTCATGCTGTTATTATATTTCATAGTGACTGGAGTCCGGTGAATGACCTGCGAGCCCTGCAAAGGATAACTCTTGATCCACAGCTTGAACAGATAAAAGTATTTCGTTTATATTCATTCTGTACTGTGGAAGAAAAAGTTCTGATCCTGGCAAAGCAAGATAAGACTCCTGATGGCTATGCACAGAACATGAGGCCAAGTACTAGTCATGTGCTGCTTATGTGGGGAGCATCCtacttattcaataaattgGATGAATTTCATAGTGGCAAAATTCCAGCCTCTAGTTCAAGCAACGTTTTTGAGCAAACACTTCTAAACGATGTGGTGCAGGAGTTCTCAACCATACTTACCCAGAATGGTGAAGATAATgatacaagaaaattcaatataattttgaaagtcAAACAAAGTCAGGGAACTTACAGtacttcttttcctttgttTGGTGAGTCAAAAGTTGAAGGGATGGACGAAGAGCGTCCGCATATATTTTGGACAAATTTGTTGGAGGGAAAACATCCATGCTGGAAATATTATTCTGGTTCATCTCAAGGAAGCCGGAAAAGGGttcaatattttgatgatttacAGAAGAAACCAGAGTTAGAGATTGATGAAGTTGCAAATAAGCAGAGGAGAGTGGCTAGCAATTGTGTTAATCAGTCCTCTCTCAAACCTGGACTAGAAGAAGGAAAGACTGTTTCGAGGGATAAGGAAG GAACTTCTGTGGATAGTAGTACAATTCACTGGACGTGTGCTTCTTCCTCAACGTTGGTCAATAATTTCCCGGAAACTTCCAGAGAATTGAGTTATTTGCAGAAGAgtcttcatcttcttttgaAGCCAGAGATGGCAAAACTTTGTGAAGTTCTAAAACTCAGA GAGGATGTTAAGGATACGGTTGGGAAGTTTCTTGAATATCTGATGATCAATCACCGTGTTGATAGAGAGCCCCCTTCAATGTTGCAGGCTTTTGAGATATCTCTG TGTTGGACTGCAGCTTCTTTGCGGAAACAGAAAATTGATCATAAAGAGTCACTTGAGCTTGCAAAGAAGCATTTGCATTTTAGCTGCAAGAAAGGAGAGGCAGATTATGTTTATTCTTTGTTACAATGTCTGAAGGAAGTGTTTGAATTGTCCATGAAAGATGTTAGCAAGTATCAGTCAAATGCTAGACTGTCTCAGTCAGAAATAGTTTCTCATCGACAGGAACTTTTCAAGGTGGCCCAGAAAGATTTTTCAAGAAGTATTAGAGGAATCCAGAAGAAATGTCAAAAGCAGATGGCGAAACTTCGCCATAAGCAGCTGGAAGAGAAAAAAGACATTGATAAAAGGTATGAGGAACAAAAGGCACAACTGGAGACTAAGAAAAGAACGGAGGCAGCTGTTATTCGTTATCATTGTAATGGTAAAATGCAAATGGATAAGCTAAAGGTATTGGAAAATGAATATGcagagaaatttaaagaacttGAACGTGACAGAGATGTGCGACTTGAAAATCTTGAGGCATTGCATGTGGCTTCCATGAAGAAGCTGAGTGACAAACAGACTAGTTGGGTGGAACAAGTGAAATCCTGGTTACAAATTCAGTTATCAAATAAGCCATCATCCAATGAATATGGACATAGTGTGGAATGCTTGCAGGCTGTTGAACAACATAATGCTCATGAGAATCTGGAGAATAATGCCTCTAATTCTATTCACATTTCTGCAGGGCAGAATCACGACAAACTTATTAACATTATTACACCGGTCAGCGGGGAGGGAGGGTTGGAGTCACCTGTAATTCAAGAAACTGTAGCTGGTCCACTTAGGCTCAATAACGGAGGTGATAAATTGGATACCATAGCTTCTGCAGAAGCATCAATTGCTGGATTAAAGGAACGTATAGAAGATAGCAATTCAGGTGACAATCAAGAAAACAATGAGCCTTTGAATCCTTGTTCCAGAGAACAGATTCTTGATGGAGCCACGTTAAGCATGCCAGATGGACATATTCAATTGGGAGTTACTGAAACTATTAGTTCTAGTGATGGTGCTGGGAATTGCCTTCTGCCTGTGCATTCTTCTGGTGGAAAAATTTGTGATGAGGCTAGATTGAGTCCCGAGGCGCAGGTTCCTGGGGAAGTAGCCGAGACAGTAAGTTCCAATGATGATCTTGAGAATGTTGTTCCTGTGAATGCACCAATATCTAAAGACCAAATTCCTGATGGAGCCACAACAAGCATGCCTGATGGAGAGGTTTTATTGAGGGTCCCTGAGGCTGCTAGTTCCAGTAACTGTACAGAGAATTTTATGGATTCTCCTCCAGGGGAAGAACAGATTGCTACCGTAGCCATATCAGCCGTGCCTAATGAAGAAGCTCCTTTGAGAGTGCCTAAGAATGTCAATTCCAGTCACGGTCTAGAAAATGCCATCTCTCTCAATCCTTTATCTAAAGAACAAATTCCTGATGGAGCCACATCATGTATTCCTAGTGCAGAGGTTCTATTGAAGGTTCCTGAAAGTTCTCCTGGTGAAATAGTGGAGAGTGGTAATATTAATGGAGATAAAAATGAAGCATTTGCTACGACCTCTGAAAATTTCAATCATAATTTGCCTCTGCATGAACGGTCTCTCACAAACCCACTTCCAGTTCTGACTCAGAATATCATTGAGGAAAGGCCAGTGCCATCAAATCAG GCTCTCCAAGACGTATGTTCTGAACTCACCGCATCAACTGGAGTGCAAGATGGAGATGCAACAGCTAATGATATACAGATTGCTTTGCAAGTTGATCCTCCTCTATCTAATCCTGTTGATGCTGTAGCATCAGATGATTCTAGTCACAGAGCAGCAGGCACAGGAC ATCAGCCAAGCAGTGAAAATTGTTTCACCAATCAATTTCCTCAGTTAGAAAACCGAGTTCAGATCTCTAATCAAGCTCTTTCAAAGCAGCTTGTAACAAGTTCTGCAGTCAATCCTTCCACTGATGTGCAGGCCCTCCAAGGTGTATGTTTTGAACCCATCGCATCAACTGGAGTGCAAGATGGAGAAGCAACAGCTAGTGAAATAGAGACTGCTTTGCAGGTTGAACCTCCTCTACCTCACCCGGTTGATGTTGCAGCATCAAGTCAATCTATTCACGGAGCAGTAGGCATAGAACCTGTAGTTAGTGGGACCAGGGAAGTCAGTGGAGTAGGACATCAGCCAGGCAGTCAAAACTGTTTCGTGAATCAGTTTGCTCCATCTCCAATAGCATTGGTAGAAAGCCAAGTTGAGCACTCTAATCAAGCTCTTTCAGAGATTGTAACAAGTTCTGCACTCAATCCTGCCACTGATGCTTCTGCTGATGGGTTGAGAGCAAATTTTGTGGACACCGGGACAGCGGCAATGATTTCTGGCTACAATAATCGTGCAGTACAAAATTCAGCCCCAGTGGCATCTCGGTTGCCCCCTCACATGATTTCGGACCCTCTACAGAATGAATTAGAAAGATTACACAAATCTGCGGATGAAGCCATTAGGAGCCATGAAGAAAAT AAGCTTAAGCTGAGATCTGATTGTGACCGGGAGATTGAGCAAGTTCGTAGGAAGTATGAGATAAAGCTTCAGGAGATGGAGTCGGAATTTATGCTCAGAAAACAGGAGCTGGATGCAAATGAAAGTAAAGTTCTGATGAATAAGATTGTGGCAGCCGCTTTTAGGTCTAAGTGGATGGATATGAAAGATATGAAAGCATCCAGTGCAGGGATGCAACAAG AGGTTTCTTCTAGCACCATTCATCAGCAGCTGGCATTCATGCTATCATGGCAAACTATGCAAAGACCTCCTGTTTTGGCAGGTTCATCTGGCCCACCTGCCACTTCTGTGCAGACTACTTCCGCTCCTGCAGCCATACCAATTACATCTCCTGCAGCAAGTCAACATACTGCAGTTCCCCATGCCTCGGCACTTTTCCCAGGCATTCCTTCAAGACCACCCCATGTTAGCTCCAGAGTCTCTCCTACGATAAATCACCAAGTCAGCAGAGGAATTCGTGCTCCTGCTCCACATTTACAACCATTTAGACCATCAACATCCCTTGCTTCAACCAGTCTTCCTTCTTCTGTTTTGCCAACTCTACCCAGTAATGCCCGTCCAACCTCTATCCCACTTCTCCAGCGACCTCTTCTATCACCATTGGCAACATGCAATACTAGTCTTTACAACAGGGCACCGGGGCCTGAAACTTCTGGAGTTGTGCCATCTGTTCCCAATCCTTCTCTGTCAGCCATGGATTTGCTTATGGATTTTGTTGACAATAGAAGTGGGGCAAGTCAAATTCTGCCCAGCAGTTTGCCCTCAGTATCAGAATTCAGTTCATCAAGTGTTCCAATTGTCCGACCTGAATCTAACATGCAGAGTTCGCAGGCTAACCCCGGGCAGATGAGTGAACCTGTAGACATTGTTTGTTTGTCAGATGATGACTGA